In the genome of Anomalospiza imberbis isolate Cuckoo-Finch-1a 21T00152 chromosome 27, ASM3175350v1, whole genome shotgun sequence, one region contains:
- the MBD3 gene encoding methyl-CpG-binding domain protein 3 isoform X1, translating into MPKAALPGHRGGSRRSALGAFPLGQASPGRDRTLSHFSPSGKKFRSKPQLARYLGSSMDLGTFDFRTGKMLMNKMNKNRQRMRYDCSNQAKGKPDLNTALPVRQTASIFKQPVTKITNHPSNKVKSDPQKAVDQPRQLFWEKKLSGLNAFDIAEELVKTMDLPKGLQGVGPGCTDETLLSAIASALHTSTMPITGQLSAAVEKNPGVWLNTSQPLCKAFMVTDEDIRKQEELVQQVRKRLEEALMADMLAHVEEIARDGEPPSEKEGAEEEGEEEEEEEEQDHDQEMENV; encoded by the exons TGCTTTTCCTTTGGGCCAAGCTTCCCCAGGAAGAGACAGGACTCTCAGTCATTTCAG CCCCAGTGGGAAGAAGTTCCGGAGCAAGCCGCAGCTGGCGCGGTAcctgggcagctccatggaCCTGGGCACCTTCGACTTCCGCACGGGAAAGATGCTGATGAACAAAATGAACAAGAACAGGCAGAGGATGCGCTACGACTGCTCCAACCAAGCCAAA GGCAAGCCTGATTTGAACACAGCCCTGCCCGTGAGACAGACAGCCTCTATCTTCAAACAGCCCGTCACAAAGATCACAAACCACCCCAGCAACAAGGTGAAGAGTGACCCCCAGAAAGCTGTGGACCAGCCCAGGCAG CTCTTCTGGGAGAAGAAGCTGAGTGGACTGAACGCCTTTGACATCGCAGAGGAGCTGGTGAAAACAATGGACCTTCCCAAAGGGCTGCAAG GGGTTGGCCCCGGCTGCACGGACGAGACTCTGCTCTCTGCCATCGCCAGTGCCCTGCACACCAGCACCATGCCCATCACTGGCCAGCTTTCTGCAGCTGTGGAGAAGAACCCTGGGGTCTGGCTGAAcacctcccagcccctctgcaaaGCCTTCATGGTGACGGATGAAGATATCAG gaagcaggaggagctggtgcAGCAGGTGAGGAAGAGGCTGGAAGAGGCCCTGATGGCTGACATGCTGGCCCACGTGGAGGAGattgccagggatggggagccTCCCTCGGAGAAAGaaggagcagaggaggaaggagaagaagaagaggaggaggaggagcaggaccATGATCAGGAGATGGAAAATGTATAG
- the MBD3 gene encoding methyl-CpG-binding domain protein 3 isoform X3, translated as MPKAALPGHRGGSRRSALGPSGKKFRSKPQLARYLGSSMDLGTFDFRTGKMLMNKMNKNRQRMRYDCSNQAKGKPDLNTALPVRQTASIFKQPVTKITNHPSNKVKSDPQKAVDQPRQLFWEKKLSGLNAFDIAEELVKTMDLPKGLQGVGPGCTDETLLSAIASALHTSTMPITGQLSAAVEKNPGVWLNTSQPLCKAFMVTDEDIRKQEELVQQVRKRLEEALMADMLAHVEEIARDGEPPSEKEGAEEEGEEEEEEEEQDHDQEMENV; from the exons CCCCAGTGGGAAGAAGTTCCGGAGCAAGCCGCAGCTGGCGCGGTAcctgggcagctccatggaCCTGGGCACCTTCGACTTCCGCACGGGAAAGATGCTGATGAACAAAATGAACAAGAACAGGCAGAGGATGCGCTACGACTGCTCCAACCAAGCCAAA GGCAAGCCTGATTTGAACACAGCCCTGCCCGTGAGACAGACAGCCTCTATCTTCAAACAGCCCGTCACAAAGATCACAAACCACCCCAGCAACAAGGTGAAGAGTGACCCCCAGAAAGCTGTGGACCAGCCCAGGCAG CTCTTCTGGGAGAAGAAGCTGAGTGGACTGAACGCCTTTGACATCGCAGAGGAGCTGGTGAAAACAATGGACCTTCCCAAAGGGCTGCAAG GGGTTGGCCCCGGCTGCACGGACGAGACTCTGCTCTCTGCCATCGCCAGTGCCCTGCACACCAGCACCATGCCCATCACTGGCCAGCTTTCTGCAGCTGTGGAGAAGAACCCTGGGGTCTGGCTGAAcacctcccagcccctctgcaaaGCCTTCATGGTGACGGATGAAGATATCAG gaagcaggaggagctggtgcAGCAGGTGAGGAAGAGGCTGGAAGAGGCCCTGATGGCTGACATGCTGGCCCACGTGGAGGAGattgccagggatggggagccTCCCTCGGAGAAAGaaggagcagaggaggaaggagaagaagaagaggaggaggaggagcaggaccATGATCAGGAGATGGAAAATGTATAG
- the MBD3 gene encoding methyl-CpG-binding domain protein 3 isoform X2: MERKSAFPLGQASPGRDRTLSHFSPSGKKFRSKPQLARYLGSSMDLGTFDFRTGKMLMNKMNKNRQRMRYDCSNQAKGKPDLNTALPVRQTASIFKQPVTKITNHPSNKVKSDPQKAVDQPRQLFWEKKLSGLNAFDIAEELVKTMDLPKGLQGVGPGCTDETLLSAIASALHTSTMPITGQLSAAVEKNPGVWLNTSQPLCKAFMVTDEDIRKQEELVQQVRKRLEEALMADMLAHVEEIARDGEPPSEKEGAEEEGEEEEEEEEQDHDQEMENV, from the exons TGCTTTTCCTTTGGGCCAAGCTTCCCCAGGAAGAGACAGGACTCTCAGTCATTTCAG CCCCAGTGGGAAGAAGTTCCGGAGCAAGCCGCAGCTGGCGCGGTAcctgggcagctccatggaCCTGGGCACCTTCGACTTCCGCACGGGAAAGATGCTGATGAACAAAATGAACAAGAACAGGCAGAGGATGCGCTACGACTGCTCCAACCAAGCCAAA GGCAAGCCTGATTTGAACACAGCCCTGCCCGTGAGACAGACAGCCTCTATCTTCAAACAGCCCGTCACAAAGATCACAAACCACCCCAGCAACAAGGTGAAGAGTGACCCCCAGAAAGCTGTGGACCAGCCCAGGCAG CTCTTCTGGGAGAAGAAGCTGAGTGGACTGAACGCCTTTGACATCGCAGAGGAGCTGGTGAAAACAATGGACCTTCCCAAAGGGCTGCAAG GGGTTGGCCCCGGCTGCACGGACGAGACTCTGCTCTCTGCCATCGCCAGTGCCCTGCACACCAGCACCATGCCCATCACTGGCCAGCTTTCTGCAGCTGTGGAGAAGAACCCTGGGGTCTGGCTGAAcacctcccagcccctctgcaaaGCCTTCATGGTGACGGATGAAGATATCAG gaagcaggaggagctggtgcAGCAGGTGAGGAAGAGGCTGGAAGAGGCCCTGATGGCTGACATGCTGGCCCACGTGGAGGAGattgccagggatggggagccTCCCTCGGAGAAAGaaggagcagaggaggaaggagaagaagaagaggaggaggaggagcaggaccATGATCAGGAGATGGAAAATGTATAG
- the MBD3 gene encoding methyl-CpG-binding domain protein 3 isoform X4, producing MERKSPSGKKFRSKPQLARYLGSSMDLGTFDFRTGKMLMNKMNKNRQRMRYDCSNQAKGKPDLNTALPVRQTASIFKQPVTKITNHPSNKVKSDPQKAVDQPRQLFWEKKLSGLNAFDIAEELVKTMDLPKGLQGVGPGCTDETLLSAIASALHTSTMPITGQLSAAVEKNPGVWLNTSQPLCKAFMVTDEDIRKQEELVQQVRKRLEEALMADMLAHVEEIARDGEPPSEKEGAEEEGEEEEEEEEQDHDQEMENV from the exons CCCCAGTGGGAAGAAGTTCCGGAGCAAGCCGCAGCTGGCGCGGTAcctgggcagctccatggaCCTGGGCACCTTCGACTTCCGCACGGGAAAGATGCTGATGAACAAAATGAACAAGAACAGGCAGAGGATGCGCTACGACTGCTCCAACCAAGCCAAA GGCAAGCCTGATTTGAACACAGCCCTGCCCGTGAGACAGACAGCCTCTATCTTCAAACAGCCCGTCACAAAGATCACAAACCACCCCAGCAACAAGGTGAAGAGTGACCCCCAGAAAGCTGTGGACCAGCCCAGGCAG CTCTTCTGGGAGAAGAAGCTGAGTGGACTGAACGCCTTTGACATCGCAGAGGAGCTGGTGAAAACAATGGACCTTCCCAAAGGGCTGCAAG GGGTTGGCCCCGGCTGCACGGACGAGACTCTGCTCTCTGCCATCGCCAGTGCCCTGCACACCAGCACCATGCCCATCACTGGCCAGCTTTCTGCAGCTGTGGAGAAGAACCCTGGGGTCTGGCTGAAcacctcccagcccctctgcaaaGCCTTCATGGTGACGGATGAAGATATCAG gaagcaggaggagctggtgcAGCAGGTGAGGAAGAGGCTGGAAGAGGCCCTGATGGCTGACATGCTGGCCCACGTGGAGGAGattgccagggatggggagccTCCCTCGGAGAAAGaaggagcagaggaggaaggagaagaagaagaggaggaggaggagcaggaccATGATCAGGAGATGGAAAATGTATAG